Below is a genomic region from Halorussus salinus.
TACCGGGACCCCGAGCGCGTCGGGACGCCCCGAGAAGTGGACCCCGAGTCGGTCTTCGACGCCGCGACCGCGGCCTACCCCGCGGCGTGGGACACCGTGGACCGCGAGACCGGCGAGTTGGTCTGCGTCCCTCACACGCCCGGTCCCATCCTCCACGGGATTCGCGGCGACGATCCCGAAACCGTCCGGGAGGTCGCCGAGGCCATCGAGAGCGAACCGGTCTCGCGGCGCGCGCTGTTCGTGACGAATCAGGGCACCGACGCCCACCTCCGGGACGCCGACGGTTTCGATGCGGTCGAAGACGGCCGCGCCTACCGCGTCGAGGGAACGGTCGCCGAGGAGCCCGAGACCCGCCGAGGAGGCCACGTCTTCTTCGCGCTCGAAGCTCCGGAATCGGCCGACGACGAGAGTCCGACGCTCCGGTGTGCCGCCTTCGAGCCGACGAAACGCTTCCGCGACAGAGTGCGGGACCTCCGGGTCGGCGACCGCATCGCGGCCTGCGGCGAAGTCTCGAACGGCACCCTCAAACTCGAAAAGTTCGCGGTGCGAGCGTTGGACCGGACCGAACTCGTCACGCCCGACTGCCCCGAGTGCGGCCGGTCGATGAAGAGCGCCGGGGCCGGGCAGGGGTATCGGTGTCGGGACTGCAAGACGACCGCCGACGGGAAAATCGAGCGCGAGGTCGAGCGGGAGCTAGAAGAAGGGTGGTACGAAGTCCCCCCGGAAGCCCGCAGGCACATCGCCAAGCCGCTGGTCCGGGGCGGCTTCGAC
It encodes:
- a CDS encoding tRNA(Ile)(2)-agmatinylcytidine synthase; protein product: MTVIGVDDTDSRERGMCTTYLAAVIADRLRETGGADGDEGANVERALLVRLNPAVEHKTRGNAALAVHTDADPERAFELAREEVARVAETDDRRTNPGLVVAPGNPGDVPESVADFARRAVRDRLAIEEAEERIETAGYRGEGWKLGRGRIGALAAVGAWSAFGGGDEASAETGADWTYECISYRDPERVGTPREVDPESVFDAATAAYPAAWDTVDRETGELVCVPHTPGPILHGIRGDDPETVREVAEAIESEPVSRRALFVTNQGTDAHLRDADGFDAVEDGRAYRVEGTVAEEPETRRGGHVFFALEAPESADDESPTLRCAAFEPTKRFRDRVRDLRVGDRIAACGEVSNGTLKLEKFAVRALDRTELVTPDCPECGRSMKSAGAGQGYRCRDCKTTADGKIEREVERELEEGWYEVPPEARRHIAKPLVRGGFDAPIHPEK